Proteins encoded within one genomic window of Bacteroides sedimenti:
- a CDS encoding SusC/RagA family TonB-linked outer membrane protein yields the protein MLKIQTDYFVLTKRILVGASLLFIGIGGIYAETANGLGTSTNAVASVNQQKRITGVITDTKGETVIGANVVQKGTTNATITDIDGKFSLNVPNGALLEVTCVGYLNFELKIGDQTSYTIQLKEKAQTLDEVVVVAYGSQKKVNLTGSVSSVNMSDLVDSRPITNLSSGLAGVAAGVQVSSSSNRPGNDNASILIRGQGTLNNSAPLVIIDGVEGNISNVNPQDIENLSVLKDAASAAIYGSRAANGVLLITTKQGKAGAVKLDYNGYLSFESIGKTIETVSNYADYMELVNEGKLNSNLPAIFSQGKIDLWRANENGDQLLYPNTDWVKGVFKTSVATNHNLSISGGTDKVRFYTAVGYMNNPGVMENSGFNKINFRSNVEGEVKKWLKLGTNLSGYYAETEPGTNAIDDVFTYAAATTPGMSFRSPDGRYGGMNNEEDDSQAANNNPLRRLNNIDGQYTNRNLKARFFGTIAPVKGLSVTGSYTYELTDQQQQTKPVFIDCWNFITNQVTLSGTSRSYLTNYNSKQQRNFMDAVAKYETKINKLDLNVMLGASQEQYRNEWFQAKKLDLIDMGLGVLDGAVGDASASGNKTEWAMQSYFGRVNLGWESRYLLELNIRRDGSSRFLSNQRWGYFPSVSAAWRIDQEPFMEKFASNWLSNLKLRASYGSLGNNAVGNYDALSVYATTNYILNNALATGLSQTAIANANLTWESTNIADIGLDFGAYNNKLTGTVDYFYKKTDGILIDLPAPLVRGNASIPKQNSAIVVNQGVELSLGWQDKIGDFSYFANGNITWLKNEVTKYKGDQYTISGNGLIKEGLPIKAQYVRIVDRIVQTDDDLALVQSIVDNAPIDPATGNKKNPFAYGRPQLGDLLYKDLNGDGLINDDDRKVVGNGPNPKFAYGLNLGAKYKGIDFSVMLQGVTGIKMYWLDGYYTPTVRWGYLINKEIADGRWYQGRTDATYPRLLDSSNTRNTQVSDFWMQNKSFFKIKNIQLGYSLPKELIAKLNIEKVRFYGSLENFFTFSSYKGMDPEVSGTNYPTMKQASVGINITF from the coding sequence ATGCTAAAGATACAAACTGATTATTTTGTCCTTACTAAAAGGATATTGGTTGGAGCTTCTCTTTTATTTATCGGCATCGGTGGAATATACGCAGAAACTGCCAATGGATTAGGAACATCAACAAATGCTGTTGCATCTGTTAATCAACAAAAAAGAATTACAGGTGTAATAACAGATACAAAGGGAGAAACTGTTATTGGAGCAAATGTTGTGCAAAAAGGGACAACTAATGCTACGATAACTGATATTGATGGAAAATTTTCATTAAATGTTCCAAATGGAGCATTATTAGAAGTTACATGTGTTGGTTACTTGAATTTTGAATTGAAAATAGGAGATCAAACCTCTTATACAATTCAGTTAAAAGAAAAGGCACAAACTCTTGATGAAGTTGTTGTGGTGGCTTATGGCTCACAAAAGAAAGTGAATTTGACAGGTTCTGTTTCCTCTGTAAATATGAGTGACTTAGTTGATAGCCGTCCAATTACAAATCTTTCAAGTGGTTTAGCCGGTGTTGCGGCTGGTGTACAAGTTAGTTCTAGCAGTAATAGGCCGGGGAATGATAATGCTTCTATTCTGATCCGTGGCCAAGGAACTTTAAACAATTCTGCTCCTTTGGTAATTATTGATGGTGTAGAAGGAAATATAAGTAATGTGAATCCACAGGACATTGAAAATTTATCTGTTTTGAAAGATGCAGCTTCTGCTGCAATATATGGGTCACGTGCAGCTAATGGAGTTTTGCTTATTACCACAAAACAAGGGAAAGCCGGAGCTGTTAAGTTGGATTACAATGGATACCTATCATTCGAGTCTATTGGCAAAACAATTGAGACTGTTAGTAATTACGCTGATTACATGGAATTGGTTAATGAAGGAAAGCTAAATTCCAATCTTCCAGCCATATTTTCTCAAGGGAAAATAGATCTTTGGAGAGCGAATGAAAATGGCGATCAGCTTTTATATCCTAATACCGATTGGGTTAAAGGGGTGTTTAAAACTTCTGTTGCAACAAATCATAATCTATCAATAAGCGGAGGTACTGATAAAGTGCGTTTTTATACTGCAGTGGGATATATGAATAATCCCGGCGTGATGGAAAATTCCGGATTTAACAAAATAAACTTTCGTTCTAACGTTGAAGGGGAGGTCAAGAAATGGTTAAAATTAGGGACCAATCTTAGCGGATATTATGCTGAAACGGAACCTGGCACAAATGCAATTGATGATGTCTTTACATATGCTGCCGCAACAACCCCAGGTATGTCTTTCAGATCTCCCGATGGACGATATGGTGGTATGAATAATGAAGAAGATGATTCTCAGGCTGCAAATAATAATCCTTTGCGCAGGTTAAACAATATTGATGGACAGTACACAAATAGAAATCTGAAAGCGCGATTCTTCGGAACAATTGCTCCTGTAAAGGGACTTTCTGTAACAGGCTCTTATACTTATGAACTAACAGATCAACAACAACAGACAAAACCAGTATTTATAGATTGCTGGAATTTTATCACTAATCAGGTAACATTGTCTGGAACAAGTAGATCTTACCTCACAAATTATAATTCAAAGCAACAACGTAATTTCATGGATGCTGTAGCGAAGTATGAGACTAAAATCAACAAACTTGATTTAAATGTAATGCTTGGAGCTAGCCAGGAACAATATAGAAATGAATGGTTTCAGGCAAAAAAACTAGATCTGATTGATATGGGTCTTGGCGTTCTTGATGGAGCTGTAGGAGACGCTTCTGCAAGTGGGAACAAAACAGAATGGGCTATGCAGTCTTATTTCGGTAGAGTAAATCTTGGTTGGGAAAGTCGGTATTTGCTTGAGTTAAATATCAGAAGAGACGGTTCTTCGCGCTTCTTATCTAATCAGCGTTGGGGATATTTCCCATCTGTATCTGCTGCATGGAGAATAGATCAGGAACCATTCATGGAAAAATTTGCTTCAAACTGGTTGAGTAATCTTAAACTTCGTGCATCTTATGGTTCACTGGGAAATAATGCTGTAGGTAATTATGATGCGCTTTCTGTATATGCTACAACAAACTATATATTAAACAATGCTTTAGCAACAGGACTTTCTCAAACGGCGATTGCAAACGCGAATTTAACTTGGGAATCTACCAATATTGCAGATATTGGTTTGGATTTTGGTGCTTATAATAATAAACTTACAGGTACAGTTGATTATTTCTATAAGAAAACGGATGGCATTCTGATTGACCTTCCTGCACCATTGGTACGAGGTAACGCTTCAATACCAAAACAAAACAGTGCAATAGTTGTAAACCAAGGGGTGGAATTATCATTAGGATGGCAGGATAAAATAGGCGATTTCTCTTACTTTGCGAATGGAAACATTACTTGGTTAAAAAATGAAGTTACAAAATATAAGGGAGATCAATATACTATTTCTGGCAATGGATTGATCAAAGAAGGATTGCCTATCAAAGCCCAATATGTACGTATTGTAGATCGTATAGTACAAACGGATGATGATTTAGCTCTTGTTCAGAGTATTGTGGATAATGCACCAATCGACCCGGCAACAGGGAACAAAAAGAATCCGTTTGCTTATGGACGCCCTCAGTTAGGTGATTTATTATACAAAGATTTGAATGGCGATGGATTAATCAATGATGACGACCGTAAAGTCGTAGGAAATGGACCAAATCCGAAATTTGCTTATGGTTTAAATTTAGGTGCAAAGTATAAAGGAATTGATTTTTCTGTAATGTTACAAGGTGTAACCGGAATAAAGATGTATTGGCTGGATGGTTATTATACTCCGACAGTTCGTTGGGGATATTTAATCAATAAGGAGATTGCAGACGGTAGATGGTATCAAGGTCGTACAGACGCAACATATCCTCGCTTATTAGATTCAAGCAATACTCGAAATACACAGGTTAGTGATTTCTGGATGCAAAACAAGTCCTTCTTCAAGATTAAGAATATTCAATTGGGATACTCTTTGCCTAAAGAACTAATCGCTAAATTAAATATTGAAAAGGTTCGTTTTTATGGTAGTTTAGAGAACTTCTTTACGTTCTCAAGCTACAAAGGCATGGATCCAGAAGTGAGTGGTACGAATTATCCTACAATGAAACAGGCTTCAGTAGGTATTAACATAACTTTCTAA
- a CDS encoding DUF2007-related protein gives MKTKKVSQIDVFSGAPWEVEMIKNLLHAANVNAKVVDDMEMKISVPCECYTTAMQVIGSRI, from the coding sequence ATGAAAACAAAGAAAGTCTCACAGATTGATGTCTTTTCCGGTGCCCCTTGGGAAGTGGAAATGATTAAGAACCTATTGCACGCAGCAAATGTAAACGCTAAGGTGGTTGATGACATGGAAATGAAAATCTCAGTTCCTTGCGAATGCTATACAACTGCTATGCAAGTTATCGGTAGCCGTATCTAA
- a CDS encoding DUF2007-related protein, with the protein MGEKDKISLIEVFFGTPWEAELIKGLLESAGIDVALKNYGLVNFVPTQSTDFGAGGGISVLVFKDDYEIARQLIESRENLK; encoded by the coding sequence ATGGGCGAGAAGGATAAAATCTCATTGATTGAAGTGTTTTTTGGAACCCCTTGGGAAGCTGAATTAATAAAAGGATTGTTAGAGAGTGCCGGTATTGATGTTGCCTTAAAAAATTATGGTTTGGTGAATTTTGTTCCAACTCAATCTACAGATTTTGGAGCAGGGGGTGGTATCAGTGTCCTTGTCTTCAAAGACGATTATGAAATCGCCCGTCAGCTCATTGAGAGTCGCGAAAATCTCAAATAG
- a CDS encoding DUF2007-related protein, with amino-acid sequence MEEEDKTILVEVFTGTPWEAELIKGLLESAGIEAALKDDNLGSMAPAMTVNLGPGGVSVLVSPENYELAVQLVEKREEKG; translated from the coding sequence ATGGAAGAAGAGGACAAGACCATTCTTGTGGAAGTATTTACAGGTACTCCCTGGGAGGCTGAATTAATAAAAGGTTTGCTGGAAAGTGCAGGAATTGAAGCTGCTTTGAAAGATGACAACCTTGGAAGTATGGCTCCGGCAATGACTGTTAACCTGGGACCAGGAGGTGTGTCTGTGCTAGTGTCTCCCGAAAACTATGAGCTAGCTGTACAGCTGGTAGAAAAGAGGGAAGAGAAGGGATGA
- a CDS encoding pyridoxal phosphate-dependent aminotransferase — translation MRTTNPQVEQMTSFIVMDVLEKANEMQKQGISIIHLEVGEPDFDMPECVAKAVKSALDKHKTHYTHSLGDPELRNEISRFYQKEYGVTVDPECIIVTSGSSPAILLALMLLCKPESEVIMSNPGYACYRNFTLAAHANPVLVPLRAANGFQYDIEDIKKCITPLTRAVIINSPMNPTGTLVEEDFLKEVASLGVPVISDEIYHGLVYEGRARSILEFTDNAIVLNGFSKRFAMTGLRLGYMIAPKECIRSLQKLQQNLFICAPSISQHAGIAALTEAEEDVRKMKEIYNERRLYMISRLKEMGFKIEVEPKGAFYIFADARKFTKDSYKFAFEILENAHVGVTPGVDFGTAGEGYIRFSYANSLENIKEGMNRLETYLQTLK, via the coding sequence ATGAGAACAACAAACCCACAAGTGGAACAGATGACCTCGTTTATTGTCATGGACGTGCTAGAAAAAGCAAACGAAATGCAAAAACAGGGAATATCCATTATCCATCTGGAAGTTGGCGAACCCGACTTTGACATGCCCGAATGCGTGGCTAAGGCTGTCAAGAGTGCTTTAGACAAGCATAAGACCCATTACACCCATTCATTGGGCGACCCTGAACTCAGAAATGAAATTTCTCGTTTCTACCAGAAAGAATATGGTGTAACCGTCGATCCTGAGTGCATAATAGTTACCTCAGGTTCCTCACCTGCTATCCTCCTTGCATTAATGCTTTTATGCAAACCCGAAAGCGAGGTGATTATGTCTAATCCAGGTTATGCCTGCTACCGCAACTTCACCTTGGCAGCACACGCCAATCCGGTATTAGTTCCGTTACGTGCTGCAAACGGTTTTCAATACGATATTGAAGATATAAAGAAGTGCATCACGCCACTTACACGAGCCGTCATCATAAATTCACCAATGAACCCTACAGGTACGCTGGTGGAAGAAGACTTTCTGAAAGAGGTCGCGTCATTGGGAGTACCTGTTATTTCGGATGAGATCTATCATGGATTGGTGTATGAAGGACGCGCCAGAAGTATTCTTGAATTTACAGACAACGCTATTGTGCTTAATGGCTTTTCAAAGCGATTTGCAATGACAGGGCTACGTTTGGGATACATGATCGCCCCAAAGGAGTGCATTCGCTCACTACAAAAGCTGCAACAAAATCTCTTTATCTGTGCACCAAGCATCTCACAGCATGCAGGCATTGCTGCGCTCACCGAAGCAGAAGAGGATGTAAGAAAAATGAAAGAGATTTATAATGAACGAAGGTTATATATGATCTCGCGTCTGAAAGAGATGGGCTTTAAGATTGAAGTAGAACCAAAAGGAGCTTTCTATATTTTCGCGGATGCACGTAAATTTACCAAAGACTCATACAAATTTGCATTCGAGATACTTGAAAACGCCCATGTAGGAGTTACTCCTGGAGTTGACTTCGGGACCGCGGGAGAAGGCTATATCCGTTTTTCGTACGCTAATTCACTTGAGAACATCAAGGAAGGGATGAACCGCCTTGAAACATACCTTCAAACACTTAAATAA
- the proB gene encoding glutamate 5-kinase yields MAYQFAKIAVKIGSNVLTRKDGTLDITRMSALVDQVAELHKAGIEVILISSGAVASGRSEIRASKKLDSVDQRQLFSAVGQAKLINRYYELFREHKIHVGQVLTTKENFGTRRHYLNQKNCMMVMLQNGVIPIVNENDTISVTELMFTDNDELSGLIASMMDAQALIILSNIDGIYNGSPSDPETFVISEVEHGKDLSDYIQTEKSGFGRGGMITKTNIARKVADEGITVIIANGKRDNILVDLLKKPETTVCTRFIPSTQEVSSVKKWIAHSEGFAKGELHINEQASHVLNSDQAVSILPVGITEIVGEFEKDDIVRIIDCHGKQIGVGKTSFDSEEAREMIGKHGLKPIVHYDYLYIE; encoded by the coding sequence ATGGCGTATCAGTTTGCAAAAATAGCCGTAAAGATAGGTAGCAATGTCCTGACGCGTAAGGATGGTACTCTTGATATCACCCGAATGTCTGCTTTGGTAGATCAGGTTGCTGAATTGCATAAGGCTGGAATTGAGGTAATTCTTATCTCTTCCGGAGCCGTTGCTTCGGGAAGAAGTGAAATTCGCGCTTCTAAAAAACTCGATAGTGTAGATCAGCGGCAACTTTTTTCGGCTGTAGGACAGGCTAAACTTATCAATCGGTATTATGAATTATTTCGGGAACATAAAATCCACGTAGGTCAAGTACTTACCACAAAAGAAAATTTCGGTACACGTCGACATTATCTGAACCAGAAGAACTGCATGATGGTGATGCTCCAAAATGGAGTTATTCCTATTGTTAACGAAAATGATACCATCTCCGTTACTGAACTGATGTTTACTGACAATGACGAGCTATCCGGTCTGATAGCCAGTATGATGGATGCACAGGCACTAATCATACTTAGCAATATTGATGGTATCTATAATGGTTCCCCCTCCGATCCGGAAACGTTTGTTATTAGTGAAGTTGAACATGGAAAAGATCTTTCTGACTATATACAAACAGAAAAATCGGGATTTGGACGAGGAGGAATGATTACTAAAACAAACATTGCCCGCAAAGTAGCTGATGAAGGTATCACAGTAATAATAGCAAATGGCAAACGAGATAATATTCTGGTCGACCTTCTAAAAAAACCGGAAACAACCGTTTGTACGCGTTTTATACCATCTACTCAGGAAGTCTCAAGCGTAAAGAAATGGATTGCTCACAGTGAAGGTTTTGCCAAAGGAGAACTTCACATCAATGAGCAGGCGTCACATGTACTTAATTCAGACCAAGCTGTGAGCATTCTTCCTGTAGGAATTACTGAAATTGTTGGCGAGTTCGAGAAGGATGATATTGTTCGTATCATAGATTGCCATGGCAAGCAGATAGGAGTGGGAAAAACCTCCTTTGATTCTGAAGAGGCACGGGAAATGATAGGCAAACACGGGTTGAAGCCGATAGTGCATTACGATTATCTATATATTGAGTGA
- a CDS encoding glutamate-5-semialdehyde dehydrogenase: protein MIDLTTTFQAVQSASRNLPLLDDRLINEILLDLADEAEVHASYILAENKKDLEQMEPSNPRYDRLMLTEERIKGIAADIRNVATLPSPLGHVLTKSIRPNGMELKRISVPFGVIGVIYEARPNVSFDVFSLCFKSGNACILKGGSDADYSNRAIVKVIHSVLDRFGIDAHTVDLLPADREATIQLLNAVDYVDLLIPRGSSDLIHYVRQHAIVPVIETGAGVCHTYFDEFGDTAKGAAIINNAKTRRVGVCNALDCLLINEKRLTDLQSLCYPLQQSKVVIYADEKAYRYLEGHYPASLLRPAVSESFGTEFLSYTMAVKTVEDVYEALEHIYNYGSKHSECIVTESHENAELFTSAVDAACVYTNVSTAFTDGAQFGLGAEIGISTQKLHARGPMGLEELTSYKWIIKGNGQIRE, encoded by the coding sequence ATGATTGATCTGACAACAACTTTTCAGGCTGTTCAGTCGGCCAGTCGAAATTTGCCGCTGCTAGATGACAGGCTGATCAATGAAATTCTGCTTGACTTGGCTGATGAGGCCGAGGTGCATGCATCCTATATTCTTGCTGAGAATAAGAAAGACCTAGAACAGATGGAGCCATCTAATCCTCGTTATGATCGACTGATGCTGACTGAAGAGCGTATCAAAGGAATCGCAGCAGATATTCGGAATGTGGCCACCTTACCCTCTCCGTTGGGGCATGTCCTAACAAAGTCTATCCGTCCAAATGGTATGGAATTGAAGCGAATCAGCGTTCCTTTTGGCGTCATCGGGGTAATTTACGAAGCTCGTCCCAATGTTAGTTTTGATGTGTTCTCTCTCTGTTTCAAGAGTGGTAACGCATGTATATTGAAAGGAGGCAGCGATGCCGACTATTCCAATCGGGCAATTGTCAAGGTGATCCATTCAGTTCTCGATCGGTTTGGTATTGATGCCCATACAGTAGACCTTCTTCCGGCAGACCGCGAAGCCACTATTCAGCTGCTAAATGCGGTGGATTATGTCGATTTACTAATCCCTCGCGGAAGTAGTGATCTGATTCACTATGTCCGTCAGCACGCTATTGTTCCCGTTATTGAAACAGGTGCTGGAGTTTGTCATACCTATTTTGATGAATTTGGCGATACAGCCAAAGGCGCAGCCATTATCAACAATGCTAAGACCCGTCGGGTAGGTGTTTGCAATGCACTCGATTGCCTGCTGATAAATGAGAAAAGATTAACCGATCTTCAATCCCTGTGTTATCCCCTTCAACAAAGTAAAGTGGTGATTTATGCTGACGAAAAAGCCTATAGGTATCTTGAAGGCCATTATCCTGCCAGTTTGCTTAGACCAGCTGTCTCCGAAAGTTTTGGCACCGAATTTCTTTCATATACAATGGCAGTGAAAACAGTGGAAGATGTATACGAAGCACTTGAACACATATATAACTATGGTTCCAAACATAGCGAATGCATTGTAACTGAGAGTCATGAGAATGCAGAACTTTTTACCTCTGCTGTTGATGCAGCATGTGTCTATACCAACGTTTCAACGGCATTTACCGATGGAGCCCAGTTTGGCTTAGGGG